DNA from Cyanobacteria bacterium GSL.Bin1:
CTTGCGTTATCCTTTCTATAGCCGTTTTTAACTGTTGAGTAATCTGAGCAGGTTGCTCGCGAAACCTTAAATCAGAAAAGGGGTAAATTACTTCAACTCCTTTTAAATAGTGTTGGGGGAAACTCGCTTGTATTAAACTTTCTAAATTACTCAGTGGCGAACCTAAAATGACTAAATGATTGGCATTTTGATCAGCTTCCCACTCCTTTAATTGTGATATAACTTCCCTTTCAATTGTGGTAATCCGAGAGGCAGGGTGAGGCAACTGACTGATGAGTTTTTCTAACTCAACTCTGACTGTTTCTGGAATCTCTTCCCAGGTTGGATCAGTGATTGGGGTTTCTGCTTGGGAAAACAAAGATTGGATTTGATTAAGAAACGAAAAAAGTGAGAAATTCATCTGAGTTGATAAAATGAGCTAGAACAGCAGATTCAAGAATAGTTTATTATGATTAATACTCATCAGCTACCAGTACTTCTCGTTTCAGAGTTAAGTTGTATTGATAATTTAAAAAATTAGGAGTTCTGAACTGAAAGACTATTCTCGATTAAAGCTCTCCTAGATAAATGGAATGATCCAATAAGTATTGAGATGAGAAAGCCAGATCAATCAACACTGATTATCGGTTATGGTAATGCCCTCCGTAGAGATGATGGCGTTGGCTTAAAAGTTGCCACAGAAGCAGAAAAATTAGGATTTTCTGGAACGCGATCGCTACGATGCCATCAACTAACCCCCGAACTTGCTGCCACGATTGCGGAAGTAGATCGCGTGATCTTTGTCGATGCAGGGATTAATTCAGATCCGGTTCAATTACAAGCGATTCAACCGGAAGAGGCAACCGGAACGCAGATGGGGCATTTTTGTGATGCGCGATCGCTGCTTGCCCTCAGTCAGATTTTATATCACTACGCCCCCCAAGCTTGGTTAATTACCATTCCGGCGGTAGATTTTGACTTTGGAGAACAGTTTTCTCCGCTTGCAGAAAACGGGATCACCCAAGCCTTAAAAATCATTGAAAAATTGCTCAGCACAGAGATAAATCCGCTAGGCTGAAATTAATATCCAATGTCTTCCCTTGACTAACTGGACTGGACGATTGATCATGCACGAAGTGGGAATCATGGAGCAATTGCTCGCGATCGCGACCGAACACGCTCACAAGGAAGGTGCAAGTTGCATTCATACCATTAAAGCGCGTGTCGGAGATTTATCAGGTGTTGTCCCTGAAGCCTTAGCATTCGCCTTTGATGTTACGGCAAAAGGAACCATTGCTGAAGCAGCAAGCTTTGAAATTGAGCGCGTACCAGCCCAATGTTATTGCACTACCTGCCAGCAATTATTTCAACCCAGCACTTGGATTCATGAATGTCCCCACTGCCATGAAATGAGTCATGACATTCGGCAAGGGAAAGAATTGGAACTTATTTCTTTGGAGATCTCTTAACTATGTGTGAAAACTGCGGTTGCGCTAACTCTACGGGGAATGTTCACCTCCATACTCACAACGCACCTCACCTGAGTCAACCCCGCCAAGTTGAAGTTCAGGAAGCGATCCTTGCTAAAAATGACCATCTCGCCGATCATTTACGCCAAAAATTCCACCAGCAAGGGATTCTCACCCTCAATCTTTTATCTTCTCCTGGTTCTGGGAAAACTAGCCTCATTGAGCGCACCTTAACCGATCTCGGGCTTGACTTTTCTATAGCGGTAGTTGTCGGCGACCTAGAAACGGATAATGATGCCCAACGGTTGCGCGGAAAAGGAGCATCAGTTGTACAAATCACCACAGGAAGTGTTTGTCATCTAGAAGCCAATATGGTGGAAACTGCCCTTGCACAAATGAATTTAGATGGCGTGCAACTCCTTTTCATTGAAAATGTGGGCAATTTAGTGTGTCCAGCTGCTTATGACTTAGGAGAGAGTGCCAGAGTGGTCTTGCTCTCAGCAACAGAAGGAGAGGATAAACCGCTCAAATATCCGACTTTGTTTAAAACGGCTGATGTGGTAGTTCTCAGCAAAATGGACATTGCCGAAGCAGTAGGATTTGATCGTGAGTTAGCCATGGAGAATGTCAAAAAAATTGCGCCGCAAGCTGAAATTTTAGAACTTTCAGCGCGATCAAATCTAAGATTGGGTAACGCTTCGATTCAATCGCGCACTGGACTAGAAAGCTGGTACGACTATTTGCAACAACGCTATCAAATGATCTCCAGCAAAAAGACAAGTCTCGAAGCAATCAAGCCGACAAGTGAAATGATATTCTCAACCCTAAAATGAAGAGGCGTCAATTGGTTCTTAATCGGACAAGCTTTTTAGATAGAGTAATGATTAACTCACTCTTCGCCCTAATAAAACGGGGCAGTTAGCGTAAACTCGAACGTAATCAGACAAAGAAGTCCCTAAGAGACGATCTAAATCTGGTAATGTTCTTGCAACGGTGGGGCGACGTTCGGGTGAGCCCAGCATCAATAAATCAACCTTATTTTCCTCTGCGATTTCGCACAAAGTTGGACCGGGTTTACCACCAGCAACAATTCCTTTGTAATTGACACCTTGTCTTTTGGCTTGCTCAATCACAGGTGCAAGGACAGCAGTTTTGTGAGCCTGTTCACCAGATAAAACTTCCTCTTTCTCCATCGCAGGATCGACTTGCACTAGCAATAATTGACCGGAAGGAATGTCCTTTAAGAGAAACAATGCTAACTCTAGACAATATTGGGCATCAGGAGATTGATCCACTGCGACCATAATTCGTTTCAGTCGCGTCACATAGATGTCATCTTTCACCAGTAGCATGGGGCGCGTTGAAAGTTGAAAGACATATTGACTGACTGAGTTTTCTAGAATCGACTCCAAGCGCTTTAACCCCCGTGATCCCATGATAATTAGGTCAGCTTCCATCTCCTCCGCGATTTCACAAACCGTGGTTTTCGGGTCTCCTTGACGCAAAACGGTAGAAACCTGTGTTGGATCAAGGTGCATTCGTTGAATCGCACCAGCAACGACTTTTCCCCCTTCCTCCCATTTTTCCATCATGGCTTCACTTGTAGTTTGTGGGGGAACAACGTGCAAAATTGTGATTGAAGCATTTTTGAGAGATGGCAGTTGTAATAAATACTGCAACATTTCTTCAGAATGACCGGTTCCCGAGTCAGCCAGCAAAATTTTATTAAGCATAGTTAAATTTCCCCTCCCAATTGATTACAAACCGATAACGCTAAGCCAGGCAATTACCTGAGCCTATCTATGTTTACCAATACCATGATTGGGGAGTCCCTGCTTCTCAAACTGTAATGACTTTTAAAACTTGCTCATCTAATCTTCGTGGTGGAGACTCCCATCATAGTCGAAGGCTTGATGGGAGACGGGGCTTTCAAGGGGGCGAATTCATTTCGCCCCACAGCCCCTCAGGAAACCACGCCTCCTCGTTGTGTTTTTACAGAATAAATATTAGAATGTGAACAATGATTGAAGTTTAACCAATGGTTGAGAGAGCTTACAAATACCGTTTTTACCCGACACCGGAGCAAGAAAGGATTCTACGCCGGACCATGGGTTGTGTGCGGTTGGTTTACAACAAAGCTCTCCATGCCAGAACTTCTGCTTGGTACGATAAGCAAGAAAGGATGGGGTATTCCCAAACGTCCAGCTTGTTGACTCAGTGGAAGAAGCGAGAAGACTTGCAGTTTCTCAATGAGGTTAGCTGTGTACCACTTCAACAAGGTCTGAGGCATCTGCAAAAGGCATTTACCAACTTCTTCGCTAAACGTACTGGTTATCCCAGTTTCAAGAAAAAACGTAATGGCGGGAGTGCTGAGTTTACCAAGTCTGGCTTTAAGTTCAAGGACGGTCAGCTCTGGCTTGCTAAGTGCAAAGAACCTCTTCACATTAAATGGTCTAGAGATTTACCAGGAAGTGCTACCCCTTCCACGGTTACGGTTAAAATTGATGCTTGGGGACGATGGTTTGTCTCTTTGTTTGTCAATGACCAGACACTCAATCAACTTCAGAAAACTAGTAATAGCGTTGGGATTGATGTTGGTATTAACACTCTGATTACCACAAGCGAGGGAGAAAAGGTTAGTAATCCAAGACACTTTAAGCGTTTGTACCAGAAACTTAGAAGGGCGCAGAAAAGTTTGAGCCGGAAAACCAAAGGCTCTAATAACTACAAAAAAGCTTGTCTTCAAGTAGCTAAAGTACACGCAAAGATTAAAGATGCGCGGACTGACTTTCTCCATAAGCTGTCCACTGACCTGGTTAGGCGCTATGACTTGATTGCTATTGAAGATTTGGCAATTAAGAACATGGTGAAGAATCGAAAGCTCGCTCAAGCGATTTCTGATGTTGCTTGGGGAGAATTGATTTGCCAACTCGATTACAAGTGTCAATGGTATGGAAAAGAGTTGGTTAAGATTGACCGATTTTTTCCTAGTAGTAAACGCTGTGGCAATTGTGGACATACTGTTGAAAAGTTGCCTTTGAATATTCGTCAGTGGGAGTGTCCGAGTTGTGGTAGTCAGCACGATCGAGATCTAAACGCGAGTAAGAATCTAGAAGCTGCTGGGCTAGCAATGTTAGCTTGTGGAGCAAGTGTAAGACCCGAAAAGAGTAAATCTCGGAAGGCAACTGCTAAGAAGCAAGAACCTAAACTGGGGAACGAGCCGGAATCAATTCCGGCTCGCAAGCCCCAGCGCATTCCGCGTCGTGAGGTTTAGGAATCTCCCGTTATAGCCAAAGGTTTAACGGGAGAGGATGTGACTCGTTCCCCGGAATTGAATTCCGGGGCTTGCGAGTCACCGTTGGTCAAGATTGCCATGAGTGACCTGTATTGAAAAGTCTCATCTAACCGATTTAGGGTTTTTATCAAGATCAATTGCCGTCTGCTTAATATTTTGTTACAACAGAAGGGACTCTCCAATTTCATGACAAAGTGCAATTGGGTGAGGACTCGGCGCCGAAGAGATAGTTTTGACAGGGTTTCTAGCTGAAAAGTCTGTTATTGCTATAGCAAAAAACGCGCATGAGACATTTTTCCTTTCCTATTCTGTACAGATGTCCTTAACTACTTCTGTACAATTCAGTTTTCACAACGGAGGTTTTCATGATTGGTGGCTTAGCCGATTTTCAAAATAAGGGTAGTGACTGGGGAGAGAACCTTCTCAATAGCGTTGCAACTAATACTCTTCGCCACCTGTTTACACGCTGTGATGATTTAAAGGTGAAGGTGCGCTGTCATCCCTCTAGCAAGCTT
Protein-coding regions in this window:
- a CDS encoding hydrogenase maturation protease, producing the protein MSIEMRKPDQSTLIIGYGNALRRDDGVGLKVATEAEKLGFSGTRSLRCHQLTPELAATIAEVDRVIFVDAGINSDPVQLQAIQPEEATGTQMGHFCDARSLLALSQILYHYAPQAWLITIPAVDFDFGEQFSPLAENGITQALKIIEKLLSTEINPLG
- the hypA gene encoding hydrogenase maturation nickel metallochaperone HypA, with the translated sequence MHEVGIMEQLLAIATEHAHKEGASCIHTIKARVGDLSGVVPEALAFAFDVTAKGTIAEAASFEIERVPAQCYCTTCQQLFQPSTWIHECPHCHEMSHDIRQGKELELISLEIS
- the hypB gene encoding hydrogenase nickel incorporation protein HypB translates to MCENCGCANSTGNVHLHTHNAPHLSQPRQVEVQEAILAKNDHLADHLRQKFHQQGILTLNLLSSPGSGKTSLIERTLTDLGLDFSIAVVVGDLETDNDAQRLRGKGASVVQITTGSVCHLEANMVETALAQMNLDGVQLLFIENVGNLVCPAAYDLGESARVVLLSATEGEDKPLKYPTLFKTADVVVLSKMDIAEAVGFDRELAMENVKKIAPQAEILELSARSNLRLGNASIQSRTGLESWYDYLQQRYQMISSKKTSLEAIKPTSEMIFSTLK
- a CDS encoding universal stress protein is translated as MLNKILLADSGTGHSEEMLQYLLQLPSLKNASITILHVVPPQTTSEAMMEKWEEGGKVVAGAIQRMHLDPTQVSTVLRQGDPKTTVCEIAEEMEADLIIMGSRGLKRLESILENSVSQYVFQLSTRPMLLVKDDIYVTRLKRIMVAVDQSPDAQYCLELALFLLKDIPSGQLLLVQVDPAMEKEEVLSGEQAHKTAVLAPVIEQAKRQGVNYKGIVAGGKPGPTLCEIAEENKVDLLMLGSPERRPTVARTLPDLDRLLGTSLSDYVRVYANCPVLLGRRVS
- the tnpB gene encoding IS200/IS605 family element transposase accessory protein TnpB, with the protein product MVERAYKYRFYPTPEQERILRRTMGCVRLVYNKALHARTSAWYDKQERMGYSQTSSLLTQWKKREDLQFLNEVSCVPLQQGLRHLQKAFTNFFAKRTGYPSFKKKRNGGSAEFTKSGFKFKDGQLWLAKCKEPLHIKWSRDLPGSATPSTVTVKIDAWGRWFVSLFVNDQTLNQLQKTSNSVGIDVGINTLITTSEGEKVSNPRHFKRLYQKLRRAQKSLSRKTKGSNNYKKACLQVAKVHAKIKDARTDFLHKLSTDLVRRYDLIAIEDLAIKNMVKNRKLAQAISDVAWGELICQLDYKCQWYGKELVKIDRFFPSSKRCGNCGHTVEKLPLNIRQWECPSCGSQHDRDLNASKNLEAAGLAMLACGASVRPEKSKSRKATAKKQEPKLGNEPESIPARKPQRIPRREV